In the Campylobacter concisus genome, TTGGCGAAGCAAAATTTAGAAAAATTTCTGGCTGATAGTTTGTCTCACGAAATGGCGCTGAAGTTCTTGTTATCTGCCACCAAGATGTCTGCGTGTAGGCTACCACAAGGCTCTCTCTAAATCCAAACAGGTCATAAAATAACGGCTTTGCAAGGCTTATTTGAAACTTAGTTTCAATGCTCTTTCGCTCATCGTTTGGCACATTTTTGGTATAAGTTACTGGCAAAAGGTAGTTAAATTTATAAAGCTCGATACCAAGTGCATTTTGTAAATTTTTACTACTTTTATCTTCTCTTAAAAGATCAGCTTGCTTTAGCTTTGCATCATTTGGCGCTGGCTCGCTTGCTTGCAAGTTTTGCACCGCTTCTTGCTCGTTTAAAGAGCTTTTGGCTAGCTCTTTATAAATTTGCATCGCAGCCTTTATGTCGCCACTTTGCTCCAGCTCTTGTGCTCTTTTAAAATCATCTAGCCCACTTGCCATCAAAAAACTAAGACTAAGGCTTAAAAATAATAAAATTTTACTCATCAT is a window encoding:
- a CDS encoding phospholipase A; the encoded protein is MMSKILLFLSLSLSFLMASGLDDFKRAQELEQSGDIKAAMQIYKELAKSSLNEQEAVQNLQASEPAPNDAKLKQADLLREDKSSKNLQNALGIELYKFNYLLPVTYTKNVPNDERKSIETKFQISLAKPLFYDLFGFRESLVVAYTQTSWWQITRTSAPFRETNYQPEIFLNFASPKYLDQIGVKNLKFGLLHESNGRDGSNSRSWNRAYVQSDFVFDKLSISPRAWMVVGNKGDNKDILKYIGHGDVRLSYNLNEHIFSLMLRNNLHFDKTNKGAAEISYMFPIFSTGVYGYLQYFTGYGESLIDYNRHTDKFGLGFVILK